The Quercus robur chromosome 3, dhQueRobu3.1, whole genome shotgun sequence DNA segment aactAAAGGAtcacatataataatataaaaaaaatatggggTTCTCTTATCTGGGTTTTCTTGTAATGGTTTGTTGTTTACAACTTGTGGTTCTTGTTTCTGGGTCAACCAAGAATTTGCCAATTATCAACTTTGATGAAGGGTATACTCATCTCTTTGGTGAGGATAATCTGGCTGTAGTTAGAGATGGCAAATCGGTTCATCTTTCTCTGGATGAAAGGACAGGTTGTTTGTTGGACTTTTTACATAGTTTTGGCGTGTTatatggttttgattttttttttttttttttttgccttttgaaACTTTGACTGATTCTTTGGCTTTTTGGTGGTGTATAGGCTCTGGATTTGTGTCACAGGACCTTTATCTTCATGGCTTTTTCAGTGCTTCCATTAAGTTGCCTGCTGATTACACTGCTGGTGTTGTTGTTGCGTTCTATGTGAGTTatcatattttctattatctcgttcaaaaataccctgaaattgtttttacttttttttttttttttttttttttttttttttttttatctcctaATCTGTGAAGATTATGTTTAAAGTTagattattttagaattttaagcaaaacccagattttattttttgttttgggattgATTTACAAGGTTTTTAAGTGTAAAGATGGTTCTTTTATGTTCAAGCTGAATAACCTCATTAACCAGAGCAAGATGATTTTTTGTTAAAGCCAACATGGATTTCTCTTTaatctgtttttattttcatcttgAGGTCATTAATAACAGACCAAGTTCAAATTTTGGGATCAAACTGATAACACTCAGTGGAGAATTTATTACTAGATTGTCACTTCCAGTGCATaacaaagttttttttgaaGTTGGAAGATTTTGTTAAAAGTTTGAACCAGCAAAGTCATTTGCTTTTCTTATTCAagtttatattgttatattgtGATTACAGATGTCGAATGGTGATATGTTTGAGAAGAACCATGATGAAATcgattttgagtttttgggtAACATCAGAGGCAAAGATTGGAGGATTCAGACCAATATTTATGGCAATGGAAGTACCAACATTGGCAGAGAAGAGAGATACAATCTCTGGTTCGACCCCGCAGAAGATTACCATCAGTACAGCATTCTCTGGACTGATTCTCAGATCATGTAAGCATAAATCATCCATACCCCACACAACATTTTTGGTTTCTctttcgcttttttttttttttacacaattttagattTGTACAACTTTTTTAGATATCTTCTCTGACAAACAAAAGCTTTTTATGAGTTGGTTTTTACATTTATTCACTAATAGTTTCGTATTGTGAAGTATTGAAATTGCTTTTTAAGATGTTTGATGTGTTTGTTGCCTATGTTCTCTTCTCTGCTACAAAAAACAGAATCtgctttggtttttttcttttttccttcaattacTAGATGCCCCTGTTTCATTAAACTTATGTTTCCTTTAATAGCATTACTTATTGATCTAGTTGATGCTCAGTTTGGTTACTTAAAGAGGTCAATGACAGATCAGAAGCTTTGAATTGTATATTTTGTAACTTCATATGTTTTGATGTGATCGACCCAAAATCCACTTATATGGGGTGAATTTATAGACTAGGGAATCAAAAGATCCAATAATTTTTTCTGGTtagattcaaattttatatatttttctttattagttATCTCTGCAACTAGTTTTGAGGATAAAGTTTTCGTAATTTAGCTGGAGCGTTCTAATACCTCTGTAAGTAGAAATTTCAACTTTTCCTTATATGCTAATAATAGTTTataaaagttattgtcaaaaaaaaaaaaaaaatagtttataaaagttcacacttttgttttgtatgtaTCATACctatctaattttaatttttcatctattgttataaaatatatattaaataagatAATATCATATCTTACCAGTTAAAAATTAAGTATGGTACATACCGACAAAAAGTTGCATACTGTCGAATATATAAATCAGTTTAGTGTctgtttggatttttgaaaattgataatATCCTTTTTGTGTCTGTTTTTTCATTGCAGATTTTATGTAGACAATGTTCCCATTAGAGAGTTTAAGAGAACAGAATCTATGGGTGGTGACTTCCCCTCTAAGCCAATGACTTTGTATGCTACAATATGGGATGGTTCTGATTGGGCTACCAATGGAGGCAAATACAGAGTAAACTACAAATATGCCCCCTACATTGCGGAGTTCTCCGATCTTGTCCTTCACGGCTGTGCCGTTGATCCCATTGAACATATGGCAAGGTGTGACAATGCTGAAGGTACAGAAGGAATTCCTACTGGTGTCACACGGGTGCAAAGAATTAAAATGGAGGGTTTTAGAAAGAAGCACATGACATATTCTTATTGCTATGATCACATTCGGTATAAAGTTCCCCCATCTGAGTGTGTGATTAATCCCCTAGAAGCAGAGAGACTCAGGACATTTGACCCTGTTACATTTGGAAATGGCCGACGCCACCATAGTAAACGACACCACCATAGCCGAACAAGCCAGGCCAAGGTTACTTCTTCCATTTGAGAAGGCTGCTGCAACATTTATTATGTCATGCGGACATTATTGTCATCTTGATTCCCTTTCTGCTTCATATAGCTGGGTCAGTTTTTTTGTGTATAGAGAGAGCATAGGTTTATTGATGGTGATAAAGAGTATTATATGGTTCATGGTGGTGGGTATGTATGTGTATAGTTCATACCTTTAGGTTCTCCCAGTTATTTTATCATTGATGATGGATGTCTTTACAAATTGAATTTGGAAATGATTTCTGTAACTTAATAGACACACCCCTCATGGGTTCAATAAATATTTAGTATATGGAGTTACTATTATATGTTTGTGTTAGGTGGGGATTCCTGTTGTTTTATTGCATTGCTATTGTTTAACTATGATAGTCAAGTAtgttttatgttattttaatcATTCCCTTGTATAGTACTATTATTATAGTCCACTAAATGAACCTTGAGCATGTCGAACTTGTTTTTATAtgtgtaattttcaaaattcaggCCCTTTGGTCTGTGTGTCATTTTCCTAAGGCCAGAGTTGTCATCTTCAGAGGGCAATTTTTGTCAATAGTAAGTGGAATCCCATGTCAGTTGAATGTGACAAATGGTGAAACAGAAGTGGGTACAAATGGCAGTATGTACCTTCAgttcacagtaaaaaaaaagttataaggcCTGAAACAAAGAGATCTCGGTTTCAAAGTTGTCTTTAAACTTTGTAGAGGGGGAGGAGACAGTAGGGGGGGTCTCCAGGTTATGGATGggaatttgttttgttgttgttttcttcCCTCagttccaaaaagaaaagaaaagcaaaagatGGGACTGAAATGACATAAAGAGTG contains these protein-coding regions:
- the LOC126717782 gene encoding probable xyloglucan endotransglucosylase/hydrolase protein 28, with translation MGFSYLGFLVMVCCLQLVVLVSGSTKNLPIINFDEGYTHLFGEDNLAVVRDGKSVHLSLDERTGSGFVSQDLYLHGFFSASIKLPADYTAGVVVAFYMSNGDMFEKNHDEIDFEFLGNIRGKDWRIQTNIYGNGSTNIGREERYNLWFDPAEDYHQYSILWTDSQIIFYVDNVPIREFKRTESMGGDFPSKPMTLYATIWDGSDWATNGGKYRVNYKYAPYIAEFSDLVLHGCAVDPIEHMARCDNAEGTEGIPTGVTRVQRIKMEGFRKKHMTYSYCYDHIRYKVPPSECVINPLEAERLRTFDPVTFGNGRRHHSKRHHHSRTSQAKVTSSI